One Gavia stellata isolate bGavSte3 chromosome 34, bGavSte3.hap2, whole genome shotgun sequence DNA window includes the following coding sequences:
- the LOC132320242 gene encoding olfactory receptor 14A16-like has product MSNGSSMTEFLLLAFADTRELQLLHFWLFLGIYLAALLGNGLIITAIACNHHLHTPMYFFLLNLSFLDLGCISTTLPKSMANSLWDTNSISYRGCAAQVFFFSFLLSAEYFFLTVMAYDRYVAICKPLHYGTLLGSRACVHMAAAAWGSGFLHALLHTANTFSLPLCQGNALDQFFCEIPQILRLSCSDTYLREVGLIVVSAFLVLGCFVFMVLSYVQIFRVVLRIPSEQGRYKAFSTCLPHLAVVTMFLSTSMVAYLKPPSIASPLLNLMVSFLYSVVPPAVNPLIYSMRNQELKDALSKLVTGHLSAAIGCLSSSAADSLCRS; this is encoded by the coding sequence ATGTCCAATGGAAGCTCCATGActgagttcctcctcctggcatttgcagacacccgggagctgcagctcttgcacttctggctcttcctgggcatctacctggctgccctcctgggcaacggcctcatcatcaccgccatcGCCTGcaaccaccacctccacacccccatgtacttcttcctcctcaacctctcttttcttgacctgggctgcatctccaccactctccccaaatccatggccaattccctctgggacaccaaCTCCATCTCCTATCGGGGATGTGCTGctcaagtttttttcttttcctttctgctgtcagcagagtatttttttctcacagtcatggcctatgaccgctacgttgccatctgcaaacccctgcactacgggaccctcctgggcagcagagcttgtgtccacatggcagcagctgcctggggcagtgggtttctccatgctctgctgcacacggccaataccttttcactaccactctgccaaggcaatgccctggaccagttcttctgtgaaatcccccagatcctcaggctctcctgctcagacacctacctcagggaagttgggcttatTGTGGTTagtgcttttctggttttggggtgttttgttttcatggtgctgtcctatgtgcagatcttcagggttGTGCTGAGGATTCCCTCTGAGCAGGGAAGGTACAAAGctttttccacctgcctccctcacctggctgttGTTACCATGTTTCTTAGCACCAGCATggttgcctacctgaagcccccctccatcgCCTCCCCACTTCTCAATCTGATGGTGTCATTTttgtactcggtggtgcctccagcagtgaaccccctcatctacagcatgaggaaccaggagctcaaggatgccctcAGCAAACTGGTAACTGGACATCTTTCAGCAGCCATAGGCTGCCtatcttcctctgcagctgactcCCTGTGTAGGTCATGA